GACGATTCTTGGTAACGAAGGAGTATTACACGGTAGCCGCTCCATCCTGATGCAAACGGAGGATGGCCAAGTAATCGAACCTTATTCTATCTCGGCTGGGTTAGACTACCCGGGTATCGGACCGCAGCACGCCTGGTTATTCAAGTCGGGTCGTGGAACATATGTTAGTGCGACAGATGATGAAGCGATGCAAGCAGGCTTGCAATTAACGAAGCTTGAAGGTATCATCCCGGCAATTGAAAGTTCCCACGCACTTGCACATCTGGAGAAGATGAACTTTAAAGGCGATGAAACCGTTGTCATCTGTTTATCAGGCCGCGGAGACAAGGATTTAGATAATTACATGAAATATTTTGGATTTTAAGACCATGCAAATAACAAAACACGCAAATGGATTATTGTCCATTTACTTCACCGCAGGATACCCGCACATTAATAGTACCCTAGAAATCGCTAAGGCTCTAGAGGCCGCAGGGGCAGATTTTCTAGAAATCGGATTTCCCTATTCCGACCCTGTGGCGGATGGCCCTACCATCCAACATAGCTCGGAAGTTGCATTAAAAAACGGAATGACGCTTAAGGTATTGTTCGAGCAGCTTAAAGATTTGCGAGAGCATGTACAGATCCCCGTATTTTTGATGGGGTATGTCAATCCGGTTATTCAATTTGGCGTAGAAGCATTCTGCAAAGCATGTAAGGAAGTTGGTGTCAATGGAACCATCATCCCAGACCTACCGATGTATGAATATGAGGAGCTATACCAACCTATTTTTGAGGAGAACGGAATTAGCAACATCTTTTTAGTTACGCCACAGACTTCGGAATCCCGAATCCGCAAGATCGATGATTTATCGACAAGCTTTATTTATCTATTATCGTCAAACGCCACGACGGGAAAACAATTAGATATCCAAGACCAAGCAGCAAGTTACTTCCAACGAATAAAGGATATGGACCTGAAAAACCCATTCATCATAGGGTTTGGGATACATGATAGCCATACCTTTTCAAAAGCTACGAGTTATGCCAATGGCGCAATCGTAGGTACAGCGTTCGTCAAGCTATTGGCGGAAGATGACTACTTAGACCGCATACCTGCATTTATACAGTCTATCAAATCGTAAATATTAAAGACAATAAAAAAGGGGATTCAGCAAATCCCCTTTTGTTATTTAGTTAACTCGGTTAAGAACTTTGTTAAATAAAAAAATTACCGCACCTGCCGCCAAGGTAAGTCCTCCGACGCCAATAAACAGCAAGCTTGGATGTGCAGCTAATTGTTCCATAATTTTACTAGGTTTATACTATTAAGTTAGACTAATATAAAGCCGCACTTTCTCTTTCGCAAGTAATTTTTAATATTTTTTATCCACAAATGTTTTATTTGTTTCTATATTTGAAACATCACATGAGAAAAATAGTTGCCATATTGCTTTTGACGATTTATTCTGTATGCAGTACAGGAGCAACTGTCTATATGCATCATTGTGGAAAACGTACTTTAATCTCTGTTTTAGACGAGGAAAAAGTATCACACGACCGCTGCCCCATGTGCGTAGAACACCATCACAATCAACAACATAGCGACCCAAACGCTAACTGTTGTAAGGATAAAGACATGTGTAAAGATGTTCAACTTGAACTCAAAAGCGAGTCAGAACAACTACAATCATCCATTCAACAACTTTTCAACTTCAGCCCCGCAGTAGTAGTCATCCCGTGGTTATTACCCTATCTAGAACAATGGATAGAGCAAGATCTGAAGTGGAATCCTCATAGCGAAGAGCTTCAGCTCTCCTATACCAATCCTGTATATCTGCTAAACTGCAACTTCAGAATTTGATTTAATATTGATTTCAATCCGGATTATTTATTAAGACAATTGATTCAATATTAGATTTATTATGCATTTACAAAGATTATTACCATTAATCATATTATTATTTTGTGGGCAAGTTTTATTTGCTCAAAGCAATCTTACGACCGTAAGTTTTGAAGTTGCCGGCAATTGCGGCATGTGTAAAAAGCGCATCGAGAAAGCAGGATTAGATGCTGGTGCGACCGAGATCGAGTGGAGCCAAAACAGCCATTTGGCAACCGTTAAACTAGATACCAATAAAGTTAAAGTTGATCATATCAAGAAGCAGATCGCTGCCATTGGTCATGATGCTGGAGAGTTTAAAGCTGATGATGAAGTTTATGAAAAACTCCATGAATGCTGTTTGTATGATCGTTTAGGCGAAGAACATGAGGAAAGCCATGAAGGTCACGACCATGCCGATCACGATCATGAGGGACATGACCACGAAGGGCATGAGCATGCGATGAAACCTGAGGAAGATGGTGGACACAATCACGATCATGATCACGAAGTGACCGGTGTCGTAGTGAATGAAAACGACAAAGGCGATCTGAACCCTATTACAGAAGTTACTGTATTCTGGGCGGATGAACCTGCGAAAAAGGTTAAGACCAATGAGAATGGCGTATTCAAAATTATGCACAAAAAGCCTTTCCGAAACCTTGTTATTTCACATGCAAGTATGCAAAGTGATACGGTAGAGGTGAAAAACCTGCACGAGGTCATCGTAATCCAAGCGAAGAATAATGTATTAAAAGAGATTGTTATCTCGAGAAGACAGAAGTCGAACTATATCTCGAAGCTTACTCCAAACAGAGTAGAGACATTAACTGCTAAGGAACTTTTCAAGGCGGCATGTTGTGATTTAAGTGAAAGTTTTACCACAACGGCATCTGTAGATGTTGTTAGCAGCGATGCAGTGACAGGCAGTAAGCAGATTCAAATGCTAGGTCTTAGCGGCATCTATACGCAAATTACGGTAGAGGGCCTACCGGGACCTCGCGGATTTTCTGCACCTCTCGGCTTAAACTCTATTGCCGGAACATGGATTGAAGCCATCAATATCAGTAAAGGAATCGGTTCTGTAGCGAACGGTTTTGAAAATATGGCCGGACAAATTAATGTGGAACTAAAGAAGCCACATAACTCCGACAAGTTGTTTTTCAATGCTTATGCTAACAACATGGGACGTACGGATGTGAACCTAAATGTTTCTCATCATATCAACGAGAAATGGTCTGTTGGATTATTGCTACATGACAACTTCATGTATAACAAATCCATGAACTTCAGTGATAACGGTTTCCGTGATATGCCGGTCGGCAATCTATTTTCCGGGATCAACAGATGGCATTATGAAAACGGAAAAGGAGTTATCGCTCAATTTGGCATTAAATTCCTCCATGATGACCGTATCGGTGGACAGATCGATTTCAACGAGAAAACCGATAAATATGGAACTGACCTTTATGGCTTAGGTTTTAAAAACCAGCGTATCGAAGGTTTTGGTAAGTTGGGTTATGTTTTCCCGACAAATAAACACCGTAGTATCGGACTGCAATTATCAGCAAGTCGCTTTAAACAAGAGAGCTTCTTTGGATTGAACGCATACGACAATGAGCAGAAATCCCTATATGCAAACTTATTGTATCAGGACATATTAGGTTCGGTTGCTCATAAATATAAAGTTGGGGCATCCGTACAACATGATAATTATGATGAGGATTTAGCGCGCTATCAGGCAGGACAAACCGCTTATCAATATGATTTCGGTCGTAAAGAAACCACTGCAGGCGCATTTGCAGAGTACACCTTTAGTCCGTCGGAAAACTTCGACGCTGTTTTAGGCTTACGCCAGGATTATAACAACCTATATGGTTGGTTTACTACGCCACGC
The DNA window shown above is from Sphingobacterium hotanense and carries:
- a CDS encoding TonB-dependent receptor domain-containing protein, whose product is MHLQRLLPLIILLFCGQVLFAQSNLTTVSFEVAGNCGMCKKRIEKAGLDAGATEIEWSQNSHLATVKLDTNKVKVDHIKKQIAAIGHDAGEFKADDEVYEKLHECCLYDRLGEEHEESHEGHDHADHDHEGHDHEGHEHAMKPEEDGGHNHDHDHEVTGVVVNENDKGDLNPITEVTVFWADEPAKKVKTNENGVFKIMHKKPFRNLVISHASMQSDTVEVKNLHEVIVIQAKNNVLKEIVISRRQKSNYISKLTPNRVETLTAKELFKAACCDLSESFTTTASVDVVSSDAVTGSKQIQMLGLSGIYTQITVEGLPGPRGFSAPLGLNSIAGTWIEAINISKGIGSVANGFENMAGQINVELKKPHNSDKLFFNAYANNMGRTDVNLNVSHHINEKWSVGLLLHDNFMYNKSMNFSDNGFRDMPVGNLFSGINRWHYENGKGVIAQFGIKFLHDDRIGGQIDFNEKTDKYGTDLYGLGFKNQRIEGFGKLGYVFPTNKHRSIGLQLSASRFKQESFFGLNAYDNEQKSLYANLLYQDILGSVAHKYKVGASVQHDNYDEDLARYQAGQTAYQYDFGRKETTAGAFAEYTFSPSENFDAVLGLRQDYNNLYGWFTTPRAVLRYQPTLNTTLRLSSGRGQRTANIFAENLGIFASSRTINNMAGLINGANAYGLKPEVSWNTGFTFDQNFQLFGRESGISVELFHNRFQNQVVIDYEDPRQVSFYNLDGKSFSNSIQAEFRFMPLQHFEARMAYRLLDVQTDYQSGRLEKPMNAKHRGFLNLAYNLHSGWAFDYTLNVVGKKRLPSTASNPIEYQLDTRSDAYVTMNAQVSRTFGKNKNFDIYIGGENLTNFYQKDPILAFDNPFGQNFDTNLVWGPITGRMFYTGIRYHIK
- the trpA gene encoding tryptophan synthase subunit alpha → MQITKHANGLLSIYFTAGYPHINSTLEIAKALEAAGADFLEIGFPYSDPVADGPTIQHSSEVALKNGMTLKVLFEQLKDLREHVQIPVFLMGYVNPVIQFGVEAFCKACKEVGVNGTIIPDLPMYEYEELYQPIFEENGISNIFLVTPQTSESRIRKIDDLSTSFIYLLSSNATTGKQLDIQDQAASYFQRIKDMDLKNPFIIGFGIHDSHTFSKATSYANGAIVGTAFVKLLAEDDYLDRIPAFIQSIKS